A genomic segment from Saprospiraceae bacterium encodes:
- a CDS encoding TonB-dependent receptor, whose amino-acid sequence MKFKKILKTFGMLVCLIWLGSTTGYAQKMISGKVISNENEPLIGVNVQPKNSTTGTITDIEGRYEISASPDDILVFSYIGYANQEIKVGTSTVIDLTLQPDAKFLDEVVVIGYGTVKKTDLTGSVATLTASQINKIPISNAAQAMTGRLPGVNVLTTDGSPDAEVVIRVRGGGSITQDNSPLFVVDGFIVSSIRDIPPTDIESINILKDAAATAIYGAQASNGVVVITTKQPEAGKVSVSYNAFVQIKELPKDRSYEVLSPYEFTLANYEYAKLNSDADLRNFEKFFGKYDDLELYKQKPGTDWQKELFGDPQLSQYHNLSLNGGTETTKLSLSLTTNIDEGLLLGSGYNRNVINFKLNQKLSSRLTFEGSARITNTVVDGAGTSGSAQINIKDAVQTQPVNGIADELVIDLNTVDPSDDFQAFLLSLVSPTELVKQDWRKRTTNDYVLNAALDWEAIDNLHLKSTFTSSKRFDETLRFYGPLTSESFNNGGNLPLGQRTNSEDFTYRWLNTIGYQFENLGNHQLDFLLGHEIYSSGGNSAFIRSEDFRLSITPEELFANMTFGRTDRLSTTEDTDANRLSFFGRVNYQLNNKYLLTATLRSDASSKFAADNRLGIFPAVAIGWKLSEEKFLDNSTFIDDLKVRLSYGETGNDRIDPTATQFLFVGSTNRGPGFGNVDNAYYTPTGSTLYNPFIKWETTINRNAGLDFSLFSGKLTGSLDLYKNTTKDLLLRSAIPSNTGFSTQWNNIGTTSNQGVELGLNAYIIEKRNFMLSGIFNIGFNKAKVEKLDGTTERFFQSNWASTDLKDQDDFYVKVGGTLGDIYGYVTEGFYSVDDFSAYDAASNSYVLKEGVPNSGGTVGRTNIRPGFLKLKDLNGDGIINSEDRTVIGNTLPKHQGGFGFNTRYKSFDASIFFNWSYGNDVYNTGKIQYNQFRRVRYGNMLSGMSIDNRFTYIDVDGSYTGIPGEVVTDLGQLAQLNADKTMWSHYSFGVAQATIHSWAVEDGSFIRLNNLNIGYSLPSSILSKLKIAQFRIYATGNNLAIWTKYSGYDPEVSTGRNSAYSGLTPGVDYSSFPRSRSYTFGLNITF is encoded by the coding sequence ATGAAATTCAAAAAAATACTAAAAACATTTGGAATGCTGGTCTGCCTTATTTGGCTGGGGAGTACCACGGGGTATGCGCAGAAAATGATCAGCGGCAAGGTGATTTCCAATGAGAATGAGCCTTTGATTGGCGTCAACGTGCAGCCAAAGAATAGCACGACGGGCACTATTACGGATATTGAGGGCCGCTACGAAATCAGTGCTTCTCCTGATGATATTCTGGTGTTTTCTTATATAGGTTATGCCAATCAGGAAATTAAGGTCGGCACTAGCACGGTCATTGATTTGACCTTGCAACCCGATGCCAAATTTTTGGACGAAGTGGTTGTGATTGGATATGGTACCGTTAAAAAAACCGATCTGACGGGTTCGGTTGCCACGCTGACTGCTTCTCAAATTAATAAAATCCCCATTTCCAATGCTGCCCAAGCCATGACTGGTCGTTTGCCAGGGGTTAATGTTTTGACCACGGATGGGTCTCCTGATGCGGAGGTAGTCATCCGCGTTCGTGGAGGTGGGTCGATTACCCAGGACAATTCCCCGCTGTTTGTAGTGGATGGATTCATTGTAAGTAGTATTAGGGATATACCGCCAACGGATATTGAAAGCATTAATATTTTGAAAGACGCTGCTGCTACAGCTATTTATGGCGCACAGGCCTCCAACGGTGTGGTTGTCATCACCACCAAGCAGCCAGAAGCAGGAAAAGTATCTGTTTCGTATAATGCTTTTGTTCAAATTAAGGAATTGCCCAAGGATAGAAGCTATGAGGTGTTATCACCTTATGAGTTCACCTTGGCTAACTACGAATATGCCAAGCTTAACTCTGATGCTGACTTAAGAAATTTTGAGAAATTCTTTGGTAAGTATGATGATTTGGAATTGTACAAACAAAAACCTGGAACAGATTGGCAAAAGGAGTTATTTGGTGACCCCCAGTTGTCTCAGTACCACAATTTGAGCCTAAATGGCGGTACAGAAACGACAAAACTAAGCTTGAGTTTGACAACAAATATCGATGAGGGCCTTTTGCTCGGCTCTGGCTATAATCGGAACGTTATCAATTTCAAGTTAAATCAGAAACTGTCAAGCCGATTAACCTTTGAAGGATCAGCGAGGATAACCAATACGGTCGTCGATGGTGCAGGTACTTCCGGTAGTGCACAAATTAACATCAAAGACGCAGTACAGACGCAACCCGTTAACGGTATTGCCGATGAATTAGTCATTGACCTGAACACCGTTGACCCAAGCGACGATTTTCAAGCCTTCCTGCTTAGTCTGGTTAGTCCAACCGAGTTGGTCAAGCAAGATTGGAGAAAGCGAACAACAAATGATTATGTATTGAATGCTGCCTTGGATTGGGAAGCTATCGACAATTTGCATTTAAAATCTACCTTCACCTCTTCTAAGAGGTTTGATGAAACTTTACGTTTTTATGGGCCGCTTACCAGCGAATCTTTTAATAATGGCGGTAACCTACCCCTTGGACAAAGAACCAATAGCGAAGACTTTACTTATCGATGGCTAAATACCATTGGCTACCAGTTTGAAAACCTGGGTAATCACCAACTTGATTTTTTGCTTGGGCATGAAATTTATTCCAGTGGAGGGAACAGTGCTTTTATCCGCTCTGAAGATTTCCGGCTTTCTATTACGCCCGAAGAACTATTTGCCAATATGACCTTTGGCCGGACCGACCGACTTTCAACGACAGAAGATACCGATGCTAACCGGCTTTCATTTTTTGGAAGAGTCAACTACCAATTGAATAATAAATATTTGTTAACGGCCACTTTACGGTCAGATGCCTCTAGTAAGTTTGCGGCGGATAATCGACTGGGTATCTTCCCTGCTGTGGCGATTGGATGGAAACTATCAGAGGAGAAGTTCCTGGATAATTCTACCTTTATTGATGACTTGAAAGTGCGGTTAAGCTACGGAGAAACGGGAAATGACCGGATTGATCCCACCGCTACACAGTTTTTATTTGTTGGTTCAACCAACCGAGGGCCTGGGTTTGGGAATGTGGACAATGCCTATTATACGCCAACAGGAAGTACCCTTTACAATCCTTTTATCAAGTGGGAGACCACTATTAACCGAAATGCCGGGCTTGATTTTAGCTTGTTCTCCGGAAAACTTACCGGTAGTTTAGACCTTTACAAAAATACAACCAAAGATTTGTTGTTGAGGTCAGCAATTCCTTCCAATACGGGTTTTTCAACGCAATGGAATAATATTGGTACGACCTCTAACCAAGGGGTAGAACTAGGACTAAATGCCTATATTATTGAAAAACGCAATTTCATGTTATCCGGTATTTTCAATATTGGTTTCAACAAAGCCAAAGTGGAAAAACTGGATGGAACCACAGAGCGATTTTTTCAATCTAACTGGGCCAGTACAGATCTAAAAGACCAGGATGACTTCTATGTAAAAGTAGGAGGTACCCTTGGTGATATTTATGGCTATGTGACAGAGGGATTTTACAGTGTTGATGATTTTTCGGCTTATGATGCTGCTTCCAATAGTTACGTATTAAAAGAAGGCGTTCCCAATTCAGGGGGTACCGTGGGTAGAACCAATATCCGACCAGGATTTCTAAAACTGAAAGACCTGAATGGCGATGGTATTATCAATAGTGAAGACAGAACCGTTATAGGAAATACCTTGCCAAAACACCAAGGTGGTTTTGGGTTTAACACCCGATACAAAAGCTTTGATGCATCCATATTCTTTAACTGGTCCTACGGAAATGATGTCTATAATACAGGAAAAATCCAATACAACCAATTCCGTCGTGTGCGCTACGGCAATATGTTGAGTGGCATGAGTATCGACAACAGGTTTACCTATATTGATGTAGATGGTTCCTATACTGGCATTCCCGGAGAAGTGGTGACGGATCTCGGCCAACTTGCTCAACTCAATGCGGACAAAACGATGTGGTCGCACTATAGTTTTGGGGTAGCGCAAGCGACTATCCATTCCTGGGCCGTAGAAGATGGTTCCTTTATTCGGTTGAATAACCTGAATATTGGCTATTCTTTACCTTCATCTATTCTTTCTAAATTAAAAATAGCCCAATTCAGAATCTATGCTACTGGCAATAACCTTGCCATTTGGACGAAGTATTCGGGCTATGATCCAGAAGTGAGTACTGGAAGAAATAGCGCTTACTCTGGCTTGACGCCGGGTGTAGATTATTCTTCCTTTCCCAGAAGTCGTTCCTACACTTTTGGGTTAAATATTACCTTCTAA
- a CDS encoding rhamnogalacturonan acetylesterase, which produces MFRSFFLLLILSLLGFSLPTQKPITIYMAGDSTMSIKTKEDHPERGWGMMLPVFFNDKVTIDNRAQNGRSTKTFRSEGLWQGILDTIQAGDYVIIQFGHNDSSPEKVGRYTTPDEYKANLIRFVKESSAKKAKPILCTPIMRRRFDEEGKFYDTHGIYPDLVREVAKNMKIPLVDMHRKSEQLLIAYQEEGSKKLFLHINPGEYVSLPDGLEDNTHFSAFGAQQMAGLFVEGITELKLKLRRYFKN; this is translated from the coding sequence ATGTTCCGATCTTTTTTCCTACTCCTCATATTGAGCCTTTTAGGGTTTTCCCTACCTACCCAAAAGCCTATCACCATTTATATGGCAGGTGATTCTACCATGTCTATTAAAACGAAAGAGGATCACCCTGAACGAGGCTGGGGGATGATGTTACCCGTTTTTTTTAATGATAAAGTAACCATTGATAACCGCGCCCAAAATGGGCGGAGCACCAAGACTTTTCGCTCAGAAGGGCTTTGGCAAGGCATCCTAGATACTATACAAGCCGGAGATTATGTCATTATTCAATTTGGGCACAATGATAGCAGCCCCGAAAAAGTAGGTCGATATACTACCCCCGATGAATACAAAGCCAATCTCATCCGCTTTGTGAAAGAAAGTAGCGCTAAAAAAGCGAAGCCAATCCTTTGTACTCCCATTATGCGGCGGCGATTTGACGAAGAAGGGAAGTTTTACGATACCCACGGTATTTACCCAGATTTGGTCAGGGAAGTCGCCAAAAACATGAAGATCCCGCTGGTCGATATGCACCGCAAGTCTGAACAATTACTAATTGCCTACCAGGAAGAAGGTTCAAAAAAGCTGTTCTTGCATATAAATCCAGGCGAATATGTCTCCTTGCCGGATGGATTGGAGGATAATACGCATTTTTCGGCATTTGGCGCCCAACAAATGGCAGGGCTTTTTGTGGAAGGCATCACCGAATTGAAATTAAAACTCCGCAGGTATTTTAAAAATTGA